TCATTATTGACGTAGTTGGTGGAGGCTCCGTAGGCCAGTGTCACCGCACTGTACGATGACCAACCTCCATACGCACTGATGTAAACTTCGCTTGGGTTGGGGGTCACTACCGCAGGGGATCCCCATGCCCCGCCGAGGGTGCCGCTGAGAGTCGCGGTGACATCTGCGCCCGTCTGCTTGAAGGTCAAGAGCAACTCGGCGCGCGCCATTCCGCACAATGCCAGAAGGGCAACTAGGGTGTATTTGGTTTTTGTCATAAAGTTTGGGTTTTGAGGTTTGGTTGAGGTGATAGGGTTTCGGGGAGGACGCATCAAGCGGCTTCTTTCTGCGCTTCGTCGCGGCGTTTGCGCCAACGGGCGAAGGCCGCACCTCCGGCAAGCAACGCTGCCGCCGCCCATGTGCCGGGTTCGGGAACTGGTTCCGGGATGGGTGCGCGGGCGCCAGCCAAGATGCCCACACCGGGTTGCTCCTCATAGGCACCGGAGAGAATCTGAAACTCGTTCGCCGTGCTCGACCATGTGACTTCCAGCCAGCCGTAGGTGTCGGCGAAGTAATTGCGGAACCCTATGTAGCTGCCCGGGCCGAAATCAGGGGCGACAGTGGTGTCGTAAAAGGTGTATCGGAACAACGTCTCCCAGAAATGACTGCTCCATGTTGCGGAGCCGTCGATTAATGTGTTGCTGGAGAAGTTGCGCGGCGAGGTATTTCCGCCATCAATGGCCAAGTAGAGACCACCTGCAGCGGCCAAGCCCATCCAAGTGGCCGGAAAGTTGTAGGCGTTCATCGTTCCCCCTCCGGCGAAAGGGAAATTGTAGAAGTTTATAACACTATTGAGAGAGACTCCCGCGTTGGTTCCGCCCATGTTGAATTCGCCAGGGCCGGTGCCGATGCCGATGTTGACGATCGCAGCGTCGGAGTTGGACGTGGCGGCGAACGAAGCGCCCACGCCGGCCGCGAAATAAGCGCCGAGGCGCGCGGATTGTTTGGTGGTGAATTTGGACTTTGTCATAGTCGTTGGGATTTGGAGGGATGGTGGAATTGAGGGGAGGTGCAGGGCGCAAGAAAGTTGCTCTTGCCTCAGCAACTGTGACGCAAATCGCGAATCGGCGGTAGTCCCCTTGAGAGGGTAATTTGCCGGGGAGCCCGATTACCCTGCGGAGGGGACTTGTCGGCTTGGCGGGAAAGGCGAAGACTGCCCCCGTTGCGCGCTGAGAACCGCGCTGTAATTATCCGCATGGACAGGCCCTCCACAGAGCGCGAAAAGACCGGTGAACTCCACTGCGTCGTCGTGGAGGACCAAGGGCTCTTTCTCGAGATTCTCGGCGCCGTGCTCAACATGCATGGCGGCCTGCGCGTGGTGGGCACGGCGCGCAGCGTGGCCGAGGGCAAGGCGTGCTGCGCAAAACACCGGCCGGATCTTCTCGTGCTCGACTTGGTTCTGGCCGACGGCAGCGGACTCGACGTGGCCGAACTCCTGCTGCAAGTCAACCCGGACGCGCGCGTCATCATTGTCTCGGGTAAGGCGGCGGAGTTCGTCTGCCCCCGCTGGCTCGACAAGAGCCTGCAAGCCGTGGTGAGCAAGAATGACACCTTCACCGCGCTGCGTGTGCAGATCGAGGACGTGCTGGGCGCCGCCCGGCCGTCGGTGGTGCGCCGCGGGGAAAAGATCTTTGCCCACAAACCGCTCACTTCGCGCGAGGGCGAGATCTTCGCCCTGATGGGCGAAGGGCTCTCAAGCAAGGAAATCGGCCAGCGCCTGCATATCTCCGAACACACCGTGCACGAGCACCGCAAACGCCTGGCGGTGAAGCTCGGCACGACCGGCAACG
This DNA window, taken from Chthoniobacterales bacterium, encodes the following:
- a CDS encoding response regulator transcription factor, with the translated sequence MDRPSTEREKTGELHCVVVEDQGLFLEILGAVLNMHGGLRVVGTARSVAEGKACCAKHRPDLLVLDLVLADGSGLDVAELLLQVNPDARVIIVSGKAAEFVCPRWLDKSLQAVVSKNDTFTALRVQIEDVLGAARPSVVRRGEKIFAHKPLTSREGEIFALMGEGLSSKEIGQRLHISEHTVHEHRKRLAVKLGTTGNELARRAIEQRQTFPAQG